The Chaetodon auriga isolate fChaAug3 chromosome 3, fChaAug3.hap1, whole genome shotgun sequence genome has a window encoding:
- the alpi.1 gene encoding alkaline phosphatase, intestinal, tandem duplicate 1, with the protein MQTPHCGAPSLLCILVGPLLLAVGLAAMESQALHELEKEPAYWDAQARATLDAALKLRPRDHQAKNIILFLGDGMGVSTVSAARILRGQMEGRSGEETMLAMDTFPYVALSKTYSVDKQVADSASTATAYHCGVKANAKTLGLSANAVAYECNTTFGNEVYSVLRRAKAQGKSVGVVTTTRVQHASPAAAYAHSVSRSWYSDADLPSSARKQGCVDIATQLVTNVDIDVILGGGRMYMTPKGTPDPEYPTSSSRKGDRKDKKNLIDVWLNAKPNKKSHYVWHRKEFDEINVKTTDRLMGLFEPKDMRFEVFRNSTRDPSIVEMTEKAIQILSKNPKGYFLFVEGGRIDHGHHDGIAKLALTEAVMFDRAIQRAAQLTRESDTLTVVTADHSHVFTFGGNTPRGNPIFGLAPKKADDRMPFTSILYANGPGYVHINGTRGNITMVDYYDEEYMQQAAVPLDAETHGGEDVAIYAKGPMAHLFHGVKEQNYVAHVMAYAACLEPYTNCPPHPHTHTSSGTVNTPSSLLFGLLGFLFLLR; encoded by the exons ATGCAGACGCCACATTGCGGGGCCCCCAGTCTCCTGTGCATCCTTGTGGGCCCCTTACTTCTGGCTGTGGGTCTGGCTGCTATGGAGAGCCAAG CGCTGCACGAACTTGAGAAGGAACCGGCCTATTGGGATGCTCAGGCCAGAGCAACACTGGATGCTGCGCTGAAACTCCGCCCTCGGGATCACCAGGCCAAGAACATCATCCTGTTCCTCGGCGACG GGATGGGCGTGTCCACAGTGTCAGCAGCTCGAATTCTGCGAGGTCAGATGGAGGGCAGATCAGGGGAGGAGACGATGCTGGCCATGGACACCTTCCCATACGTGGCCCTGTCAAAG ACCTACAGTGTGGATAAGCAGGTAGCAGACAGCGCGAGCACGGCCACAGCCTACCACTGTGGGGTGAAGGCCAACGCTAAGACATTAGGGCTCAGTGCTAACGCAGTGGCCTACGAGTGTAACACCACCTTCGGTAATGAGGTTTATTCGGTTCTACGCCGTGCTAAAGCACAAG GTAAATCAGTTGGCGTCGTGACCACCACTCGAGTCCAGCATGCCTCCCCGGCCGCTGCTTATGCCCACTCTGTCAGCCGCAGTTGGTACAGTGATGCAGACCTTCCTTCCAGCGCTCGCAAACAGGGCTGTGTCGACATTGCAACCCAACTGGTCACCAACGTTGACATTGAT GTGATTCTGGGGGGAGGGAGGATGTACATGACACCAAAAGGCACCCCAGACCCCGAGTACCCTACCTCCAGCTCTCGCAAGGGGGACCGCAAAGACAAGAAGAACCTCATTGATGTGTGGCTGAACGCTAAACCA aacaAGAAGTCACACTATGTTTGGCACAGGAAGGAGTTTGACGAGATAAATGTTAAAACTACTGACCGGCTCATGG GTCTGTTTGAGCCAAAGGACATGAGATTTGAGGTTTTCCGGAACAGCACACGTGATCCCTCCATTGTGGAGATGACAGAGAAGGCCATACAAATCCTCAGCAAGAATCCTAAAGggtacttcctgtttgtggaAG GAGGGAGAATTGATCACGGCCACCATGACGGCATCGCCAAACTGGCGCTGACAGAAGCCGTGATGTTTGACCGAGCCATTCAGCGCGCTGCACAGCTAACCAGAGAATCCGATACTCTCACTGTGGTCACTGCTGACCACTCCCACGTCTTCACGTTTGGTGGTAACACACCCCGTGGGAATCCCATCTTTG GTCTGGCACCAAAGAAAGCCGATGACAGAATGCCTTTCACCAGCATCCTCTATGCCAACGGTCCCGGTTATGTCCACATAAATGGAACCAGAGGAAACATCACAATGGTGGATTACT ACGATGAGGAGTACATGCAACAGGCTGCCGTCCCACTGGATGCTGAGACCCACGGTGGGGAGGATGTGGCCATCTACGCCAAAGGCCCAATGGCTCACCTGTTCCATGGGGTGAAAGAGCAGAACTATGTGGCGCACGTCATGGCCTACGCTGCCTGCTTAGAGCCCTATACGAACTGCCCTCCTCACCCCCACACCCATACCTCGAGTGGGACAGTGAACACACCCTCGAGCCTCCTGTTCGGCCTGCTTGGCTTCCTCTTTTTACTCAGATga